The genomic interval ATTTTGCCTGAGACTTTACCTTTGGCAAGTTCATTTTCTGCTTGGGCAACGGCAGTGGCATCATAGTTGGGTTTGCCATTACCGCCACGAAGCACCACATGACCGTATGGATTACCTTTTGATTGAATGATAGACACCAGACCATCGGCAGATAGACCTAAAAAGCTATGACCAGATTTCACCGCTTGCATGGCATTGACAGCCACTGTCATACCGCCGTCTGTACCGTTCTTAAAGCCAACTGGACAAGACAGACCTGAAGACATTTCGCGGTGAGTCTGACTCTCAGTGGTACGTGCGCCAATCGCTGACCAACTTATTAAATCTTGGATATACTGCGGTGTATTGGGATCAAGCGCTTCGGTTGCACAAGGTAAGCCTTTTTCATTCAAATCAAGCAGCAGTTTGCGCGCAACACGCAAGCCCTTATTGATATCAAAGCTATCATTCATGTCTGGGTCATTGATTAAGCCTTTCCATCCCACCGTGGTACGGGGTTTTTCAAAGTACACACGCATCACGACATAAATACTGTCTTCAATTTCTTTGGATAAAGCCAAGAGTTTATCGGCGTATTCATGCGCAGCGTTGACGTCATGAATCGAGCAGGGACCAATCACCATCAATAAACGTTTGTCTTTAC from Moraxella osloensis carries:
- a CDS encoding 3-deoxy-7-phosphoheptulonate synthase, whose amino-acid sequence is MTTFAKTDIADVDNVNIEAILPLVTPAELKNELPLSPKAIETVTKGRETVRNILDGKDKRLLMVIGPCSIHDVNAAHEYADKLLALSKEIEDSIYVVMRVYFEKPRTTVGWKGLINDPDMNDSFDINKGLRVARKLLLDLNEKGLPCATEALDPNTPQYIQDLISWSAIGARTTESQTHREMSSGLSCPVGFKNGTDGGMTVAVNAMQAVKSGHSFLGLSADGLVSIIQSKGNPYGHVVLRGGNGKPNYDATAVAQAENELAKGKVSGKIMIDSSHANSNKDPYLQPMVIQNIAEQIKHGNRSIIGMMVESHLKGGRQDLTADLSQLEYGKSITDGCIDWDTTVKAMHDLRDAIKDVLPTRELNE